A single window of Oceanococcus atlanticus DNA harbors:
- a CDS encoding mercuric transporter MerT family protein yields MNESATISGRTAWVQIGAVLAAIGASLCCVAPLVLISIGVGGAWVSSLTALEPYRPILVIATLALLAFSGWQLYRREEDCAPGEACANPAVKRRQRLIFWLITFPVLALLAFPWYAPALL; encoded by the coding sequence ATGAATGAATCCGCAACGATTTCCGGTCGCACCGCCTGGGTGCAGATCGGCGCCGTGCTGGCAGCGATCGGCGCCTCGTTGTGCTGTGTTGCGCCACTGGTCTTGATTTCCATCGGCGTCGGCGGCGCCTGGGTCAGCTCGCTGACCGCATTGGAGCCCTATCGGCCCATCTTGGTCATCGCCACCCTCGCGTTGCTCGCATTCTCCGGCTGGCAGCTCTATCGGCGCGAGGAGGATTGCGCGCCGGGTGAGGCCTGCGCCAACCCGGCGGTCAAACGCCGCCAACGTCTGATCTTCTGGCTCATCACCTTCCCCGTGTTGGCCTTGCTCGCTTTTCCCTGGTACGCCCCAGCCCTGCTTTAA
- a CDS encoding HvfC/BufC N-terminal domain-containing protein, with amino-acid sequence MRLADLQHGLLAALLDGDESVLSALQDDPRRGSRRALAIQSGSVRGIQSRALAETFPVLERLLGADSFGACTRRYLAENPSRTWSLIALGKALPDWLADFAPLANWPYLPEVAQLEWAWHEVFHAANDPPQDWQQLATLDPDQQAALPLCLPTAARLLHTHYPVLDIWQANQPSEPDTTLDLSGQDAQRLLVIRHGEQWPEIHRLDDPDYALLLATQAGTRLGQLTREPAWAARLPGLVERGWLRLGL; translated from the coding sequence ATGCGGCTCGCTGATCTGCAGCATGGCCTACTGGCCGCGCTGCTCGATGGCGACGAGTCCGTGCTCAGCGCGTTGCAGGATGATCCGCGACGCGGGTCCCGGCGAGCGCTGGCAATCCAAAGTGGCAGCGTTCGGGGTATCCAGAGCCGGGCACTGGCTGAAACCTTTCCCGTACTCGAGCGATTGCTGGGCGCAGACAGCTTTGGTGCCTGCACGCGACGCTACCTCGCCGAAAACCCGTCCCGCACCTGGTCATTGATCGCACTCGGCAAAGCGCTTCCCGACTGGCTTGCCGACTTTGCGCCTCTGGCCAACTGGCCTTATCTGCCTGAGGTGGCCCAGCTGGAATGGGCCTGGCACGAGGTGTTCCATGCCGCCAACGATCCGCCTCAAGACTGGCAGCAACTGGCAACGCTGGACCCAGACCAGCAGGCAGCCCTGCCGCTGTGTCTGCCGACCGCCGCCCGTCTGCTGCACACGCACTACCCGGTGCTGGACATCTGGCAGGCCAACCAGCCCTCAGAGCCAGATACGACGCTGGATTTGAGTGGCCAGGACGCCCAGCGCCTGCTGGTGATCCGCCATGGTGAACAATGGCCCGAGATCCATCGGCTGGATGACCCGGACTATGCCCTGCTGCTCGCAACCCAGGCCGGCACGAGGCTGGGTCAGCTGACACGCGAGCCGGCCTGGGCGGCGCGCCTGCCGGGTCTGGTCGAACGCGGCTGGCTGCGGCTCGGTCTGTGA
- a CDS encoding helix-turn-helix transcriptional regulator, with the protein MTRSLTSGGDAALEQTGGDPPFDIWLWSDRLLLHGPGFKADRHRHHAIQLGIGLDGPIRLHTGTANPWQQAPGFAVPADLSHAFDAQGTRILLLYLEPESLAGRHWLPHHGDRDAAFELPAALTLGVLAPGSWSEAEGLVEHCLGARSPEHDIVDLDPRIVAAVELIDEHLNESALRQADLARSVGLSPSHFGHLFSRQLGLPLRRFILWRRLRQAVENAISGATLTEAAHAAGFADSAHLSRTFRRMFGLPPALFFGARRLARVHMRPAVGDRLVTRYDGA; encoded by the coding sequence GTGACGCGTAGTCTGACTTCTGGCGGGGACGCAGCGCTTGAACAAACTGGCGGTGACCCGCCGTTTGATATCTGGTTGTGGTCCGACCGCCTGCTGCTGCACGGCCCCGGGTTCAAGGCGGACAGGCACCGCCACCACGCCATCCAGCTGGGCATCGGTCTGGATGGCCCGATACGGCTGCACACAGGGACCGCCAACCCGTGGCAACAGGCGCCGGGGTTCGCGGTGCCGGCGGATCTATCGCACGCCTTCGATGCCCAAGGCACGCGGATTCTGCTGCTGTACCTGGAACCGGAAAGCCTAGCGGGCCGTCACTGGCTGCCTCACCATGGAGACCGCGACGCGGCATTCGAATTGCCTGCTGCGCTCACGTTGGGGGTTCTCGCTCCGGGTTCCTGGTCCGAGGCAGAAGGCCTCGTGGAACACTGTCTTGGGGCACGGAGCCCGGAACACGACATCGTCGATCTTGACCCGCGCATCGTAGCGGCTGTTGAACTGATCGACGAGCATCTGAACGAATCTGCGCTGCGACAGGCCGATCTCGCTCGCTCCGTCGGCCTGTCCCCGAGTCACTTTGGCCACCTATTCTCGCGCCAACTGGGCCTGCCACTACGACGTTTCATCCTGTGGCGGCGATTGCGCCAAGCCGTCGAAAACGCCATCAGCGGCGCAACTCTGACCGAGGCGGCCCATGCCGCCGGCTTCGCCGACTCGGCGCACCTGTCGCGGACCTTTCGCAGGATGTTCGGCTTGCCGCCCGCTCTGTTCTTCGGCGCGCGCCGCCTGGCGCGCGTGCACATGCGGCCAGCTGTTGGCGACCGGCTGGTGACTCGATACGACGGTGCTTAG
- the bufB gene encoding MNIO family bufferin maturase has protein sequence MDLPSQGHLQQDHRRQGQVIEGVGLGLRPRHQAEILAGDHDIGWFEALSDNYLDTSGPPMRQLERVRARYPVVLHGVGLSIGSVDPLDHDYLDRLARLAAAVQPEWVSDHMCFTHAGGRYSHDLLPLPYTPEALRHCVQRISVVQERLGRRLVLENVSSYLRYADSCMSEWEFLAAVADEADCEILLDVNNVAVSAHNHGFDPGDYLAAIPPERVRQMHLAGYEQAEDHRLDTHGRAVQPDVWSLYEAALARFGPVPTSLEWDQDIPDFETLCTEAARAQERMDAAR, from the coding sequence ATGGATCTACCTTCCCAAGGGCACCTGCAACAAGATCACCGACGGCAAGGTCAAGTCATAGAGGGGGTCGGGCTGGGGCTGCGGCCCCGGCACCAGGCCGAGATACTGGCCGGCGATCACGACATCGGCTGGTTCGAGGCTCTAAGCGACAACTATCTGGACACCTCTGGCCCGCCAATGCGACAGCTGGAACGCGTGCGCGCGCGCTACCCCGTCGTGCTGCACGGTGTCGGCCTGTCGATTGGCTCGGTCGATCCGCTGGATCATGACTATCTGGATCGGCTGGCGCGACTGGCGGCGGCGGTACAGCCGGAGTGGGTGAGCGACCATATGTGCTTCACCCATGCCGGCGGCCGCTACAGCCATGATCTGCTGCCGCTGCCGTATACCCCGGAAGCGCTGCGCCACTGCGTGCAGCGCATTTCGGTGGTGCAGGAGCGCCTGGGGCGTCGCCTCGTGCTGGAGAACGTATCGAGCTACCTGCGCTATGCGGATTCGTGCATGAGCGAATGGGAGTTTCTTGCCGCGGTAGCCGATGAGGCCGATTGCGAGATTTTGCTCGATGTGAACAACGTCGCGGTCAGCGCGCACAATCACGGCTTCGATCCCGGCGACTATTTGGCCGCCATCCCGCCTGAGCGAGTGCGTCAGATGCATTTGGCCGGCTACGAGCAGGCCGAGGATCACCGCTTGGACACGCACGGTCGGGCGGTACAGCCGGATGTCTGGTCGCTGTACGAAGCGGCACTGGCGCGCTTCGGCCCAGTGCCGACGTCGCTGGAGTGGGATCAGGACATACCCGATTTCGAGACCCTGTGCACCGAGGCCGCACGGGCACAGGAGCGGATGGATGCGGCTCGCTGA
- a CDS encoding cytochrome c biogenesis CcdA family protein, producing MDTATWMQLGGAGGLAAALLAGLLFSFTPVAFASIPLVLGYVTRARAPREALAYAGALCTGLILTHVLLGIGAALGGAWAQQALSRQWAGVLGPFLIVLGLIWTGWLRLPLPWVSLRGRRVATLGGAFMIGIPLSVGICPACSPGLWVGLGASAAMGSVAYGALLMLAFGVGRAVPLLVGAWSLGWLEGLRGLAHWRRAFEITGGLTLMAVGLYLLNAHFRWM from the coding sequence ATGGACACGGCCACCTGGATGCAGCTCGGCGGCGCCGGTGGCCTGGCTGCCGCGCTGCTGGCAGGCCTGTTGTTCAGTTTCACGCCGGTCGCCTTCGCGTCGATTCCGCTGGTGCTGGGTTACGTGACCCGGGCGCGGGCGCCGCGCGAGGCGCTGGCGTATGCCGGGGCGCTGTGCACCGGTCTGATTCTGACCCATGTGCTGCTGGGTATCGGCGCGGCCTTGGGTGGCGCATGGGCGCAGCAGGCGCTGAGCCGGCAATGGGCGGGCGTCCTGGGTCCGTTCCTGATCGTTCTTGGCCTGATCTGGACCGGTTGGCTGCGTCTGCCGCTGCCCTGGGTGTCCTTGCGCGGCCGGCGCGTCGCAACGCTGGGCGGCGCCTTCATGATCGGCATTCCGCTGAGCGTTGGAATCTGCCCGGCCTGCTCACCGGGCTTGTGGGTCGGACTTGGCGCCAGCGCCGCAATGGGCTCGGTCGCCTATGGCGCCCTGCTGATGCTGGCCTTTGGCGTCGGCCGCGCGGTTCCGCTGCTGGTCGGCGCCTGGAGCCTGGGCTGGCTGGAAGGCCTGCGCGGTCTCGCGCACTGGCGCCGGGCTTTCGAAATCACCGGTGGGCTGACCCTGATGGCGGTCGGTCTGTACCTGCTCAATGCACACTTCAGGTGGATGTAA
- a CDS encoding copper-transporting P-type ATPase, translated as MDTTHQCHVAETPQEPQTCSHAKHAGTAHRRPELHAGNASGAAYTCPMHPEVQSDRPGDCPKCGMALEATDASAEADDGELRDMTRRFGIAALLSLPLLLIVMGDMLPGSPVSAWLGHGTRVWLELALATPVCTWAAWPFYLRAVKSINNRHLNMFTLIGLGVSVAFGYSLIAALAPGIFPAAFRDGQGEVAVYFEAAAVIVTLILLGQVLELRARSRTGAAIRQLLGLAPKTARRIAEDGSEADVPLEDVQVGDHLRVRPGEKVPVDGEVLEGRSSVDESMVTGEPIAVTKVAGDALIGATVNGTGSLVMRAAKVGADTLLARIVSMVAEAQRSRAPIQKLADTVSGWFVPAVIAVAALAFIVWSLVGPEPRMAYGLLAAVAVLIIACPCALGLATPMSIMVATAKGAGFGVLFRNAEAIEVLRTVDTLVVDKTGTLTEGRPQLVTVEPTEGIEESELLKLVAAVERPSEHPLAAAIVAGAEERGAARAQAEGFESVTGKGVTASAEGRRVALGNRGLMADLNVAIEPLTGRAESLREQGQTVMFVAVDGRAAGLIGVADPIKDTTADAIRTLHGEGLRLVMLTGDSQATAKAVAAQLGIDEVIAEVLPQDKAEAIKRLQGEGRIVAMAGDGINDAPALAQAQVGIAMGTGTDVAMESAGVTLVKGDLRGIVRARRLSRATMRNIRQNLFFAFAYNAAGVPVAAGLLYPAFGLLLSPMLAAAAMSLSSVSVIGNALRLRQARV; from the coding sequence ATGGACACCACCCATCAATGCCACGTCGCCGAGACGCCTCAGGAGCCGCAAACCTGCTCCCACGCCAAGCACGCCGGCACGGCCCACAGACGCCCGGAACTTCACGCCGGCAACGCTTCCGGCGCAGCTTACACCTGCCCGATGCATCCGGAGGTGCAAAGCGATCGCCCCGGCGACTGCCCGAAGTGCGGCATGGCGCTGGAGGCGACCGATGCATCAGCCGAGGCGGACGACGGCGAACTGCGCGACATGACTCGCCGCTTCGGTATCGCCGCCCTGCTGAGTCTGCCGCTGTTGTTGATCGTGATGGGCGACATGCTGCCAGGGTCGCCCGTGTCTGCCTGGCTGGGCCACGGCACCCGTGTCTGGCTGGAACTGGCGCTGGCCACGCCGGTGTGTACCTGGGCAGCGTGGCCCTTCTACCTGCGCGCGGTGAAGTCGATCAACAACCGCCATCTCAACATGTTCACCCTGATCGGGCTGGGGGTGTCGGTGGCTTTCGGCTACAGCCTGATCGCCGCTCTCGCGCCCGGAATCTTCCCGGCGGCCTTCCGTGACGGCCAGGGCGAGGTCGCGGTCTATTTCGAGGCGGCGGCGGTGATCGTGACCCTGATCCTGCTTGGCCAGGTGCTGGAGCTGCGGGCGCGCAGCCGCACTGGCGCGGCAATCCGCCAGCTGTTGGGTCTGGCGCCGAAGACCGCGCGCCGCATCGCCGAGGATGGCAGCGAGGCAGACGTTCCGCTGGAAGACGTGCAGGTCGGTGACCATCTGCGCGTCCGGCCGGGCGAGAAAGTGCCGGTAGACGGAGAGGTGCTCGAAGGCCGCAGCAGCGTCGATGAATCGATGGTCACGGGTGAACCGATCGCAGTCACCAAAGTCGCCGGCGATGCGCTGATCGGCGCCACCGTCAATGGCACCGGGTCTCTGGTAATGCGGGCGGCAAAGGTCGGTGCTGACACCTTGCTGGCCCGTATCGTCAGCATGGTGGCCGAAGCCCAGCGCAGCCGCGCGCCGATCCAGAAGCTGGCGGACACGGTGTCGGGCTGGTTCGTGCCAGCAGTGATCGCGGTCGCGGCCCTGGCCTTCATCGTCTGGAGCCTGGTCGGCCCCGAGCCGCGCATGGCCTACGGGCTGCTCGCCGCCGTGGCGGTGCTGATCATCGCCTGTCCCTGCGCACTGGGCCTGGCGACGCCGATGTCGATCATGGTCGCCACCGCCAAGGGCGCCGGCTTCGGCGTGCTGTTCAGAAACGCGGAGGCCATCGAAGTGCTGCGCACGGTCGATACCCTGGTCGTGGACAAGACCGGCACCCTGACCGAAGGGCGCCCGCAACTGGTGACAGTGGAACCGACCGAGGGAATCGAAGAGTCTGAACTGCTGAAATTGGTGGCTGCGGTCGAGCGGCCGAGCGAACACCCCCTGGCTGCGGCCATCGTGGCCGGCGCGGAGGAGCGGGGCGCTGCGCGCGCCCAGGCCGAGGGCTTCGAGTCCGTCACTGGCAAGGGGGTGACGGCCAGCGCGGAAGGTCGCCGCGTGGCGCTAGGCAACCGGGGCCTGATGGCCGATCTGAACGTTGCGATCGAGCCCCTGACTGGACGCGCCGAGTCCCTGCGCGAACAGGGCCAGACCGTGATGTTCGTGGCTGTGGACGGTCGTGCCGCGGGTCTGATCGGGGTCGCCGATCCCATCAAGGATACCACCGCCGATGCGATTCGCACGCTGCACGGCGAGGGTCTGCGACTGGTCATGCTGACCGGTGATTCGCAAGCCACCGCCAAGGCCGTTGCCGCGCAGCTGGGCATCGACGAGGTGATCGCCGAGGTCCTGCCGCAGGACAAGGCCGAGGCCATCAAGCGCCTGCAGGGCGAAGGCCGCATCGTTGCGATGGCCGGCGACGGCATCAACGATGCCCCGGCGCTGGCCCAGGCGCAGGTCGGCATCGCCATGGGCACCGGCACCGATGTGGCCATGGAGTCCGCGGGAGTCACACTGGTCAAGGGTGATTTGCGCGGCATCGTGCGGGCCCGCCGGTTGTCGCGGGCGACGATGCGCAATATCCGTCAAAACCTGTTCTTCGCCTTCGCCTACAACGCCGCCGGCGTGCCGGTCGCGGCCGGCCTGCTGTACCCGGCCTTCGGCCTGCTGCTGAGCCCGATGCTGGCCGCAGCAGCCATGAGCCTGTCGTCGGTGTCGGTTATCGGCAACGCTTTGCGGTTGCGCCAGGCCCGGGTGTGA
- a CDS encoding MerR family transcriptional regulator translates to MTIGSVARRAGVNLQTVRYYQRRGLIEQPAKPDSGYRRYGKSAVDRIRFIKRAQELGFSLAEISALLELGDGHCDDVRRVAEGQRALVARRIADLSAMQGTLDALIDRCRHERDPGHCPLIETLSHIGKDPSSDA, encoded by the coding sequence ATGACGATTGGGTCCGTGGCCCGTCGCGCCGGCGTCAACCTGCAAACCGTGCGTTACTACCAGCGGCGCGGGCTCATTGAGCAGCCGGCCAAGCCGGATTCCGGCTATCGCCGCTACGGCAAGTCTGCGGTGGACCGCATTCGCTTTATCAAACGCGCTCAGGAACTGGGCTTCAGCCTGGCGGAAATCTCTGCACTGCTGGAACTCGGCGACGGCCATTGCGACGACGTGCGGCGAGTAGCCGAAGGCCAGCGCGCCCTGGTCGCCAGACGCATCGCCGACCTGAGCGCAATGCAGGGCACTCTGGATGCGCTGATTGACCGCTGTCGGCATGAACGAGACCCCGGCCACTGCCCATTGATCGAGACTCTGTCACACATCGGCAAAGATCCCAGTTCGGACGCTTGA
- a CDS encoding sterol desaturase family protein: MAIVIPLIRYGLFPTVLFGGCGAIIALLGSGAPAWMPWTILAGAIGLMFAAERIVPYQADWNRSHDDVARDLLHGLVNTATNHSGVLLLPMLALAIPASSVWPDDWPFWLQVVMAIIVLDLGVAAAHHASHRWNWLWRFHAVHHSVRRLYGFNGLMKHPVHQAIETGSGILPLLLLGIPLPVAQALAFCVAMQLLLQHSNADYRTGPLKYLFANAEVHRFHHVGRPSDGDVNFGLFTTLWDHLAGTFRYEAGAAPMRSDELGIEAHPDYPAAYLPQLVEPFRGR, from the coding sequence ATGGCCATTGTTATTCCGTTGATCCGTTATGGGCTTTTCCCGACCGTTCTGTTCGGCGGCTGCGGCGCAATCATCGCACTACTCGGCTCGGGCGCCCCGGCCTGGATGCCCTGGACCATTCTCGCCGGCGCGATCGGACTGATGTTTGCTGCCGAGCGAATCGTCCCGTATCAGGCGGACTGGAATCGATCACATGATGACGTTGCACGCGACCTGCTGCATGGCCTGGTGAATACCGCGACCAATCACAGCGGCGTATTACTGCTGCCAATGCTGGCGCTGGCGATTCCCGCATCAAGCGTATGGCCAGATGACTGGCCGTTCTGGCTGCAGGTTGTGATGGCAATCATCGTGCTGGATCTGGGGGTCGCGGCGGCGCACCACGCCAGCCATCGCTGGAACTGGCTCTGGCGATTTCACGCCGTGCATCACAGCGTACGGCGTCTGTACGGTTTCAACGGTCTGATGAAGCATCCGGTGCATCAGGCGATTGAAACCGGCTCCGGCATTCTGCCGCTGTTGCTGCTCGGCATCCCGTTGCCCGTCGCGCAGGCCCTGGCGTTCTGCGTGGCCATGCAGCTGCTGCTCCAGCATTCCAATGCCGATTACCGGACCGGCCCGCTCAAGTACCTGTTTGCCAATGCCGAAGTGCACCGCTTCCATCACGTCGGCCGACCCAGCGATGGCGACGTGAACTTCGGTCTGTTCACGACGCTGTGGGATCACCTGGCCGGCACCTTTCGCTACGAGGCAGGCGCCGCGCCCATGCGATCGGACGAGCTCGGTATCGAAGCGCACCCCGACTATCCGGCCGCCTACCTGCCGCAACTTGTCGAGCCGTTTCGCGGGCGCTGA
- a CDS encoding BufA1 family periplasmic bufferin-type metallophore produces MQHSNSLLALTVASMITAGTAAAHAAEAPEGKEKCTGIVKAGMNDCGTSQHACSGMAKTDNDPEEWIYLPKGTCNKITDGKVKS; encoded by the coding sequence ATGCAACATTCCAACTCACTACTGGCCCTAACCGTGGCAAGCATGATCACAGCAGGAACTGCGGCAGCACACGCCGCCGAGGCTCCGGAAGGCAAGGAAAAATGCACCGGCATCGTCAAGGCGGGCATGAACGATTGCGGCACCAGCCAGCACGCCTGTTCCGGTATGGCCAAGACGGACAATGATCCTGAAGAATGGATCTACCTTCCCAAGGGCACCTGCAACAAGATCACCGACGGCAAGGTCAAGTCATAG
- a CDS encoding alpha/beta fold hydrolase — MPDEQRRNDSREGQVGIPGGELRFLVEGAGPALLVIGSSVYYPRTFSLRLKRALTMIHADLPHFSKLGPDFPLSHVNLDFYADCIERIRAASGHDRLAVAGHSHHGNVALEYAKRFPDRVSRLILINSPPVGVRDTLAAAERFWAEHATSYRRNLLAERRAALSARGSVATSGQNFVAQYVADAPLYWYRPRFDATPLWHGVPIATRILPAFRAMFSQYTMSWDVGAMPAPVLVITGTHDFAVPPSLWAPQLAGLPNLSLCQIERCGHTPQLERPNAFDPLILSWLRQ, encoded by the coding sequence ATGCCTGACGAGCAGCGTCGGAACGATAGCCGAGAAGGTCAGGTGGGCATTCCCGGCGGGGAATTGCGCTTCCTGGTCGAAGGCGCCGGTCCGGCGCTCCTCGTGATCGGTTCGTCGGTGTACTACCCGCGGACCTTTTCCCTTCGACTCAAGCGTGCGTTGACAATGATTCACGCCGATCTGCCGCACTTTTCAAAGCTGGGCCCGGACTTCCCGCTGAGCCATGTCAATCTGGATTTTTATGCCGACTGCATCGAGCGGATTCGGGCGGCAAGCGGTCACGATCGACTCGCCGTCGCCGGGCATTCGCACCATGGAAATGTCGCATTGGAGTATGCGAAGCGATTTCCCGATCGCGTCTCCCGACTGATTCTGATCAATTCGCCGCCTGTAGGTGTACGCGACACCCTCGCAGCAGCCGAGCGGTTCTGGGCAGAACATGCCACCTCGTATCGTCGAAATTTGCTGGCGGAGCGCCGAGCGGCTCTGTCCGCCAGAGGCAGCGTCGCAACCTCAGGCCAGAACTTCGTCGCCCAATACGTGGCGGACGCGCCCCTCTACTGGTACCGACCCCGATTTGATGCCACACCCTTGTGGCACGGAGTCCCGATTGCCACGCGGATCCTTCCGGCTTTCCGCGCGATGTTCAGCCAGTACACGATGAGCTGGGATGTCGGTGCAATGCCCGCACCGGTGCTCGTGATCACGGGCACGCACGATTTCGCGGTGCCTCCCAGCCTGTGGGCGCCGCAGTTGGCCGGTTTACCCAACCTGTCCCTTTGTCAGATCGAGCGCTGCGGCCATACGCCGCAGCTGGAGCGGCCGAACGCCTTTGACCCCTTGATACTGTCCTGGTTGCGCCAATGA
- a CDS encoding heavy metal-responsive transcriptional regulator: MQRIGDVVRELGLSADTLRYYEKIGLLPRVARDPSGLRRYESRDLSRLRFIQRAQKMGFSLDEIGQLLLFRDNPQSARPQVRALAGEKLAQINRHLDELAVLRDELTLLVNLCGASREGCPILEGLDSGPESRD, from the coding sequence ATGCAACGAATCGGCGATGTGGTACGGGAGCTGGGGCTCAGCGCGGATACGCTGCGCTACTACGAGAAGATCGGTCTGTTGCCCCGGGTAGCCCGAGACCCCAGCGGCCTGCGCCGCTACGAGTCGCGTGATCTGTCGCGTCTGCGTTTCATCCAGCGCGCGCAGAAGATGGGCTTTTCGCTGGATGAGATTGGGCAACTGCTGCTATTTCGCGACAATCCCCAAAGTGCGCGACCGCAGGTGCGGGCGCTGGCTGGCGAGAAACTGGCGCAGATCAACCGTCACCTCGACGAACTGGCCGTGCTGCGCGACGAGCTGACACTGCTGGTCAATTTGTGCGGTGCGAGCCGCGAAGGCTGCCCGATTCTTGAGGGACTTGACTCTGGACCAGAGTCCAGGGATTAA
- the merA gene encoding mercury(II) reductase — MRADRSHHQRRLSICDDKQAPKQRAPAVNGGGEGLHIAIIGSGSGAFAAAIRAAEAGARVSMIESGDVIGGTCVNVGCVPSKIQIRAAQLAQHQRLNPFEGLPNHAPAIERPRIAAQQHSRVEELRQAKYQKNLDDNPGINMIRGRARFEDAHTLHIELRGGGLERITADRVLIATGASPMIPPIPGLANTPYWTSDEAVFSDEAPEHLLVIGASVVAVEQAQAFCRLGSKVTILARSTLLSGEEPHLGAGLTDAFRAEGIDVREHTQAIAVRYESGQFVLETRDGPIRGDRLLIATGRAPNTRELGLEQIGLATDERGGVKVDEHLRTSVETIYATGDCTDLPQLVYVAAAGGTRAAVNMTGGEARLDLSAMPAVIFTEPQVATVGLDEGQARKRGIETETRKLALDHVPRALANFETRGFVKLVAEAGSHRLLGVQILAAEAGEMIQTAALAVHHGMSVEALGDLLFPYLVHVEALKLCAQTFTKDVEKLSCCAG; from the coding sequence ATCCGAGCTGACCGAAGCCACCACCAACGCCGGCTTTCCATCTGCGATGACAAGCAAGCCCCCAAGCAGCGAGCGCCCGCAGTGAACGGCGGTGGTGAGGGTCTGCATATCGCCATCATCGGCAGCGGCAGCGGCGCCTTCGCGGCCGCCATCCGCGCTGCCGAGGCCGGCGCCCGCGTGAGCATGATCGAGTCCGGCGACGTGATCGGCGGCACCTGCGTCAATGTCGGCTGCGTGCCCTCCAAGATCCAGATCCGCGCAGCCCAGCTAGCGCAGCATCAGCGGCTAAATCCCTTCGAGGGCCTGCCCAATCACGCGCCTGCCATCGAGCGCCCGCGGATCGCGGCCCAGCAGCACTCACGGGTGGAGGAGCTGCGCCAGGCCAAGTACCAGAAGAACCTGGACGACAATCCGGGCATCAACATGATCCGTGGGCGCGCCCGCTTCGAGGACGCCCATACCCTGCACATCGAACTGCGAGGCGGCGGGCTGGAGCGCATCACCGCCGATCGCGTGCTGATTGCGACCGGCGCCTCACCCATGATCCCGCCGATCCCGGGGCTGGCCAACACGCCGTACTGGACCTCGGACGAGGCGGTGTTCAGCGACGAAGCGCCCGAGCACCTGCTGGTCATTGGCGCCTCGGTGGTGGCGGTCGAGCAGGCCCAGGCCTTTTGCCGGCTGGGATCGAAGGTGACGATCCTGGCGCGCAGCACCCTGCTGTCGGGCGAGGAACCGCACCTGGGCGCGGGTCTCACTGACGCCTTCCGGGCCGAAGGCATCGACGTGCGCGAGCACACCCAGGCTATCGCGGTCCGGTACGAATCAGGCCAGTTCGTCCTCGAGACACGGGACGGCCCGATCCGTGGCGACCGGCTGCTCATTGCCACCGGCCGTGCGCCCAACACCCGCGAGCTGGGCCTGGAACAGATCGGCTTGGCGACCGACGAGCGCGGCGGCGTCAAAGTGGACGAGCACCTGCGCACCAGCGTCGAGACCATCTACGCCACCGGCGACTGCACCGACCTGCCGCAGTTGGTCTACGTGGCCGCCGCCGGCGGCACCCGCGCGGCCGTGAACATGACCGGCGGCGAGGCCAGGCTGGACCTGTCCGCCATGCCGGCGGTCATCTTCACCGAGCCGCAGGTGGCCACCGTGGGTCTGGACGAAGGCCAGGCACGGAAGCGCGGCATCGAGACCGAGACGCGCAAGCTGGCGCTGGACCACGTGCCCCGGGCCCTGGCCAACTTCGAGACCCGCGGCTTCGTCAAGCTGGTGGCCGAGGCCGGCAGCCACCGCCTGCTGGGCGTGCAAATCCTCGCCGCGGAGGCCGGCGAAATGATCCAGACCGCGGCTCTGGCCGTGCATCACGGCATGAGCGTCGAGGCCCTCGGCGATTTGCTGTTCCCATATCTGGTGCACGTGGAAGCGCTCAAGCTCTGCGCCCAGACCTTCACCAAGGACGTCGAGAAACTCTCCTGTTGCGCCGGCTAG
- the merP gene encoding mercury resistance system periplasmic binding protein MerP: MLYKTVFIALLSLLAGSLTGCGGPVGAEERPASAATETVSLAVENMSCATCPIAVRKALERVDGVRSAQVNFSTKTATVTYNANKTAVSELTEATTNAGFPSAMTSKPPSSERPQ, encoded by the coding sequence ATGCTTTACAAGACCGTATTCATTGCTCTGCTGAGCTTGTTGGCGGGGTCACTGACCGGCTGTGGAGGCCCTGTCGGTGCCGAGGAAAGACCGGCATCGGCCGCCACCGAGACTGTATCGCTTGCGGTCGAAAACATGAGCTGCGCGACTTGCCCCATCGCAGTGCGCAAGGCCCTTGAAAGGGTTGATGGCGTGCGATCCGCTCAGGTGAATTTTTCGACCAAGACCGCCACCGTGACCTACAACGCGAACAAGACAGCGGTATCCGAGCTGACCGAAGCCACCACCAACGCCGGCTTTCCATCTGCGATGACAAGCAAGCCCCCAAGCAGCGAGCGCCCGCAGTGA